The genomic DNA GACGCCGAGCCTCCTCCCGGTCACCCGTGGGGAAAGGGGCGTCGTGCTCCTGAGACACACCTCTCGCCCGACGGCCCTCTCCGACAGCGACCGCAAAGCCGCACGGCGAATGTCCCGAGCTTCGTGAATAACCGAGGATGATACTTCGGGTCGGATCCGGGACCGTGACACGGGGCGTGCAGACGACTCAGGACGCCCTCTCGCCTGCCGAAGGCGTCGTCGGACCGGCCGGCAGCCGGAGCGTGAAGGTGCTCCCCACCCCCAGCTCGCTCTCCACGGACAGCTCCCCGCCGAGCTGCTGCGCCAGTTTGCGGCTGACGCCGAGACCCAGCCCGGTGCCCTGCTGCCGTCGCGTCAGAGAGGGATCGACCTGCTCGAAGGGCTGGAAGACCGTCTCCAGGTGCGCTGGAGCGATCCCGCTCCCGGTATCCCGCACCCGGAAGATCACCCCACCGTCGGGCGCGTGCGCCAGCAGGAGCGCGACTTCACCCCGGTCCGTGAACTTGATCGCGTTACTCAGCAGATTGAGGAGGATCTGGTGGACCTTCCGGGCGTCGGTGTGGATCGTGACACGGTCCTCCGGCACGCTGGTCCGGAGCGCCAGGCCCTTCTTGGCCGCGAGTGGCTCGACGAGCGCTGCCGCGGCCTGAGCGAGCTCGGTGGCGCTCACGAGCTCGATCCTGAACTCCTCCTTGCCCGCTTCGATGCGAGCGTGGGCCAGGATGTCCTCGATGAGGCCGAGCAGGTGCCACGCGCTCTTGCGGATGCGCTCGACCTGTCGCTTCGAGACCTCCGTGAGCGGGCCGGAAATCTCGTCGTAGAGCAGATCGCTGAACCCGATGATCGCAGTCAGCGGCGTACGCAGCTCGTGGCTCATGACGGCCAGGAACTCGCTCTTGCCGAGGTTCGCCGCTTCGGCCTCGCGGCGGGCCCGGCCAAGCTCGATCACGAGGTCCCGCACCTCGCACTGGCGCGCGCGGGCCTGGAGCAGGGACGCCATCAGGGAGATCAGAGCGGCGGCGCGGATGGGCCGCTCGAGGATGACGATGCTGCGGCCGGGCATGAGCTTCGCCAGATCGCGAAACCACGGCGCGGTGCGCTCCAGGTCGGCCACGAAGACGGTGACCGGCAGGTCGGACCAGTCGGGCTGGGCCTGGAGTGCCGCGGCGAACCTGCGGGCGTCGCCCTCGGCCGAGAGCGCCTCCGCGAGGAGCAGCGCGGCGCCGGCGCCACGGTCGATCTCGCTGCAGAGCTCCGCCATGGTCGCGCAAACCTCGCAGGCGAACCCCGCGCCGGTGAGGATGTCACGGACGAGCGGCGCGGTCCGCCCGATCGGCGCCAGGATCAGAACGCGTCTCTCCACCGCGTTGCGCTCCGTGGCCGC from Longimicrobium sp. includes the following:
- a CDS encoding ATP-binding protein; amino-acid sequence: MERRVLILAPIGRTAPLVRDILTGAGFACEVCATMAELCSEIDRGAGAALLLAEALSAEGDARRFAAALQAQPDWSDLPVTVFVADLERTAPWFRDLAKLMPGRSIVILERPIRAAALISLMASLLQARARQCEVRDLVIELGRARREAEAANLGKSEFLAVMSHELRTPLTAIIGFSDLLYDEISGPLTEVSKRQVERIRKSAWHLLGLIEDILAHARIEAGKEEFRIELVSATELAQAAAALVEPLAAKKGLALRTSVPEDRVTIHTDARKVHQILLNLLSNAIKFTDRGEVALLLAHAPDGGVIFRVRDTGSGIAPAHLETVFQPFEQVDPSLTRRQQGTGLGLGVSRKLAQQLGGELSVESELGVGSTFTLRLPAGPTTPSAGERAS